One part of the Glycine soja cultivar W05 chromosome 11, ASM419377v2, whole genome shotgun sequence genome encodes these proteins:
- the LOC114374492 gene encoding 40S ribosomal protein S19-1-like, giving the protein MATARTVKDVSPHEFVKAYSSHLKRSGKMELPEWTDIVKTARFKELAPYDPDWYYVRAASMARKIYLRGGLGVGAFQRIYGGSKRNGSRPPHFCKSSGAVARHILQQLQNMSIIELDTKGGRKITSSGRRDLDQVAGRIVVAP; this is encoded by the exons ATGGCCACTGCAAGAACTGTGAAGGACGTTTCTCCTCATGAGTTCGTCAAAGCTTACTCTTCTCACCTCAAGCGATCTGGCAAG ATGGAGCTGCCAGAGTGGACTGATATTGTGAAAACTGCAAGATTTAAGGAGTTGGCTCCTTATGATCCTGACTGGTACTATGTCAGAGCTG CTTCCATGGCAAGAAAGATCTACTTGAGAGGAGGACTTGGTGTTGGTGCCTTTCAGAGGATTTATGGTGGGAGCAAGAGGAATGGTAGCCGCCCTCCTCATTTCTGCAAGAGCAGTGGTGCTGTTGCTCGTCACATTCTTCAACAGTTGCAGAACATGAGCATCATTGAACTGGACACCAAGGG TGGCAGGAAAATCACTTCCAGTGGCCGGCGGGATCTTGATCAAGTGGCTGGACGCATTGTGGTTGCACCTTGA